AATAGCTTGTGCCATTGATTCTTGCTGCAGCGTTGATCCTAGCAATCCAAAGTTTTCTGAAGTCTCTTTTTCTGTGTTTTCTACCAATGTAAGCATATGATAGAGATTTCATTACAGCTTGGTTAGCTGTCCTGAATAGAAGGCTTTTGGAACCGTAATAACCCTTTGCTTGTTTTAATACTTTTTTATGTCTTTTCTTTGCATTTACTGCTCTTTTTATTCTTGCCATCTATATCCTCCTATGCACCAATTAACTTTTTAACATTTTTATATACAGTTTGTGAAACTTCTGCAGGTTTTCTTAGTCTTCTTTTTCTGTTTGGTGATTTCTTAGCTGTTAAGTGTCCCTTATAAGCTTTTCTTCTCATGATTTTGCCAGAGCCTGTTACTTTAAATCTCTTAGCAGCTGCTCTTTTAGTTTTAATCTTATTTTTTGCCATCTTATTCTCCTTTTTCATCATTTGGTTCTAGAAACATAACAAGAGATCTGCCTTCCATCTTAGGCTTTTTGTCAATCTTGCCACAGTTATCTAGCATGCCGTTGAACTTATCCATTAATTCGTAGCCAGGTTCTTTTCTACCAAGTTCCCTACCACGGAATCTTATAGATACTTTGACTTTATCCCCGTTGTTTAAGAATTTTTTAGTTTGATTTGCCTTAGTTTGCAAGTCATTGTCTTCGATATTTAAAGAAAATCTTGTCTCTTTAAGTTGAGCATTCTTTTGTTTTTTCTTATTCTCTTTTTCTTTTTTCTCTTGATCATATTTAAACTTGCCATAGTCCATAATCCTTGTTACAGGTGGCTTTGCCTGTGGACTCATAAGTACAAGGTCAAGACCCTTTTCGTCAGCCATATCTTGGGCTTCTTTTAGGGAAGTGATACCAACTTGGTTACCTTGATCATCGATTAGTCTTACTTGACTAGCTCTAATTTCATCATTGATTCTTAAATCTTTTATAGTTATACCTCCAATGTATTGTATAAAAAAAGCGGGCACAAAGTACCCGCAAATAATCTATCAAAAATAAATCTTATTAACCTAAAAACTTGTGCCGTTAGGTGAGTTTGGGTACTTCTTTGTTGTTTACATGTATCATAATACTAGCTAAAATAGTAATTGTCAAATAAATTCAGATATTTTTTTGATATTTTCAAACTATTTTTAGTCTAAGATGAAAAATCCTATACCAATTAGTCCTGGACCAGTGTTTGCACCTAAGGTTGGGGAAATCTGTCCTTCCTTATAGATCTTAGCATTTTCTATAATATCTTTAAGTCTTTCTTTCATCTTTTCGTGACCATCTGGATAATCGCCTTCAGATATAAAGAAATAATAGTCTTTTACACCTTCAAGATTTTTTCTAATTATCTTTTCTAGTTGGCTAATGGTTTTCTTTTCACCCCTAACAATTTTTTCTATAGCGAAGCCGCCTTCTGGTGGATCTGTCTTAATGATTGGTTTTACTGAAAGAGCATCACCAATTTTACCAAAAGTTTTTGGCACCCTTCCACCTTCTACTATATATTTAAAAGTATCTATAGTGAAAAAGACCTTAGAATCATAGATTTTTTCTTCTAGTTTTTTTGTTATTTCATCAAAACTCTTGCCTTCGTCGATTAGTTTTTTTGCATAGGTTGCATAATAACCTTGAGCAAGGGTTAGATTTCCAGTATTAAAGGCGTAGATTTCAAGACCAGGAACTTCTGCTAGCTTACAAGCATTATAGGTTCCTGAAAACTTATTTCCTATATTAATACAAATTACTTTATCATATCCATCTTCTTTAATTTTTTCCAAAAGCTCATTGATATCTCCTGGAGAAGGCATGGATGTCTTTGGCAATTTGTTGTTAGTTTTTATCCAAGCATAAAAATCTTCAGGGCTAATTTCTAGCCTATCTTTTAGGAACTTACCATCTAAATTCACATATAATGGCAAGTAATAGAAACCTTCTTCTCTTATGTAATCAAGACTTAAATCACTTCCTGAATCTACTAATATAGCTATCTTTTCCATTATATCTCCTTGCGGTTATCTATTACTAATTGTGTGTATAATTTTGTAAATAGTGAAATGGCCAAGTAGGAAAGAACCTTATCGTGGTGGTCGGTGTATTCAAAAGAAATATTGACCGCATTGACCTTTTCACTTGTAAGTATGGCTTTTCTTGCTTGGTTAAATATATTTTCAAAATTCTCGTAAACGTCTTTTAGACCAAATGTTGACATTTCTATATCTATGCCCTTGGCCAAATCTTCTATTGATATTACCTGTTTAAATATTGATATAACAACCAATTGGGCTATGGAAGACCTGTAATATTTTTTCTTTTCCGGCCTATCAATATAGCCTAATTTGACATAGTTATTTACCATAGAAGAACTAATCAAATTTTTTTCAACTACATGAAGGGGACTTAAAATTTCATTTAAGTACCTCAAAAGTTCTTCCTTATAAATACCATCATTAGGCAGACTGTCCCAACTAGGCAGGTTAATATTTTCTAATTCATTAATTTTTTCAATCATATCTACCCCGTATTATACCCCATCTAGTTCATATTACTAGATTAGAGGTCACAATCTATATCTATTTCCACCCTCTCATTGGCCTTTGTAATCGCCCTTATATCAGTAAAATTAGATCTATAAAACTTCTTAAATTCAAGGCTTACTTCTTCCCTATCACCAATTTTTGTTGGAAATAGGATTTGACTATCAGCATCATCTATTATCTTATCCAAGTAGGCAAGGGATTTTTTGTTTAAATCTGTAATTGGCAAAAATATTATGTCTGGATTTTCAAATCTAAGTTCATCCAAGAGGTCTAGATACCTATCATCATCGACTTTTTCAAGGTCCATTGATCCTCCGTAAAAAATTATCAAATCCTCTACTTCTATTAAAAAACCAAGCCTTATCCCATCTAGGGAAAAAGCCCTAACAAATACTTCATCTCCCTTATAATGTAGACTTAATTTATCATCTTCGCCCAAAAGATAGACATTATCTCTTTTATAGAGTTTTTTAAGGTCCTTCATCCCAATCTCATCTTTATTTAGGTAGATAATATTATCCTGGTATTTTAAATCTCTAATATTCTTATTTAGGACATAGGTTAAAGACCTTAATTTACCAAGATTAAAAATGTCTTCTGTATAGGATTTCTCTCCCTTATCTGTGGCAAAAAATATAATATGTTTTGACTCGGGTATATCAAGCAAACCCTCAGCATAATCAAAAACTAAAAAATAATCCCCGTAAGCTAGGCTATAGCAGGAATCATAAATATAATTCACAAGTACTTTCTCACTCATCGTATCTCCTTAGATTTTTTATACCCTATATTACATTTTTTATCATTGGCGTATAATCTTTTTGAGGTGATTTTATGAAAAAAGAAATTAAAACTAATGCAATGAGATTTCTCGATAATTTAAATATAGAATATGAACACATAGATTACGGTCTTGACCACGAATTTGTTTCTTCTGTAGACTTGGCAGAAGAAGGTCATACAGATATCCACACAATCTTTAAGACCCTTGCTACAGAAAGTAAGGAGGGGGATGTTTATATACTTGTAATAAACGGAGCAGATGAGATCGATTTTAAAAAAGCAGCCAAGGCCATTGGTGTTAAGAGCCTTTCCATGCTTGCCCTTAAAGATCTTAAGAAAACTGTTGGTTATGAAAGAGGAGCCACAACTCCGCTTGCACTAAAAAAAGATTATCCAGTTTTTATTGACCAAAAGGCAAAAGATATGGATTTTATCAAGGTTTCTGCAGGTAAGGTTGGCCATTCTTTAAAAATTAAGCCAGCAGATTTGCAAAAAGCAACTAAGGCTAGCTTTGTTGATTTGATAAAATGATTTTAACAAAGTTTGAAAATGGCAAAAAAAATTCCTACCAAGTTACAAATGGTTTTGGTTTTGATCAAATAACTCAATGTCAAAGCCAATTTGAGGATTGCTTTTGCTTAGAAATCGAAAATGACCCTGAGGATGAGAAATTAAAACTACTTGTCATCCTCTCACCGATTTTTATTGCGGCCTTTGATAATGGAAATGTAGAACTCGAATTTCTTAAAAAAACCATAGAAAATTCTTCCCATCCTTTCGCCTTGTATCCAGATTTTTTTGGAAATTTTGACAAAGACCAATATTTCAAGGCTTATGAGGATAAAGACGAAGGGAAAATTACAGAAGACATAATTTTAAGGGAAGATAAGATTATAGAATTTTATTTCAATTCCCTACCAGAAGCCTACCTAAAATCTCTTCTCGCCATGGTTGATGGCCTGATAGAGGATGATTCTAATAGACGTAATCTCTTGCATTATTTCGATCAAATGAGAGATGATATTGTTATAAATGGTAGAAGGTCAATTTTAGCTAATGGCATCCAGGCTTTTTATTTAAATAAATATGTAGTAGTGTGGATGCTCGATTTATTTTCCTTTATACAAAAAAATAAAGCTGACGTTTCTAGCTTTCTTGATCCAATCATGGACCTGGTAAATGACCTAAAAACGCCAGCCAATATTAAATAAAATTTAGAAGTGAATCGTAAGATTCTTCTGATAAATATTTTGGGGCCACATCTAAAACGGTGATGGCTCCTTTTTTTCCTTCTTTAGCGAGTCTATAAAGTGCCCTAGCATAGGCAATGTCAACTGCTGCTGTAAAATCAGGATTTGATTCTAGATCGAGATTAAATTCCATTAGTGCATTGCCTTCGCCACTTGCCTTGCCCCTTCTTATAACATGGCCGCCGTGGACCATTTTTTTGTGGTTTTTATCAAGGTCTTCTTGGCTAATGAAGTGGACGAAAGTCTCGTATGGTGCGAAATAATCAGGCATAGTTTTTATTTTTTCTTCTATTATTTTCCTATCTGCCCCATCTTCGACAACTGCATAGACTTCTCTCAAATGAGCCTTGTGGCTATCAAAATCAAATTCCTCATCCTTTCTTATTTTATCCAAAATTTCAGGCTTTGGAATTGTATATTGTGTTGCATCAAGGACTCCATCTATCGACCTAACTGCTGCCGAATGACCTTGGCTAACTCCCTTGCCCCATAGGGTGAAGTACTTACCATCTGGAAGTACAGCTTGGCCAATAATCCTATTTAGGGAAAATAAACCCGGATCCCAACCAGTTGATATAAGGGCCAAGTTCCCATTTTCCTTACCAATATTATCCATCTCGTGAAAATAATCTTTAATTTTAGCATGATTATCAAAACTATCAAGAGTATTGAAGCTTTTTAATAACTCTGGCCCTTGGGATAAAATATCCTTATCTGATGACCCACATAAAATTAATAAATCAATTTGATCTTTGTATTCATTTATATTTTCAAGTGGCCTATAAAGGTCTATATCTAGCTTTCTCCTAGAAAATATCCCAGCCACTTCCATATCAGAAATCGCATCAATGCCTTTTTTTACAGACCTTCCTAAATTTCCGTAACCAACTATTCCAACTCTAATCATTGTCTCCCCTTATTACATCTTTAAAATCATACCTACCTGGTTTCTTTCCTTGTAAAAAACTTGCAGCCTTCAAAACCCCATTGGCAAAGATTTTTTTGGATGCTGCTTGGTGATTTATTTCAATAGTTTCATCAAGACCGGCTAGGATTAATCTATGCTCGCCAACTATTGTTCCCGCTCTCACAGAAGATATGCCAACTTCATTTGGATCACGCCTGTCATCATGACTAAAATCTCTCATTTTCTTAAATAATTTGCCATCCCTGCCCCTATTTACTCCGTCAAAGATCATATTGGCAGTGCCAGAAGGATTGTCCTTCTTTTTGTTGTGGTGGCTTTCAACTATTTCTATGTCAAAATCTTTTAAGACCCTGGCAAGTCTTTCGGCTATATCTGTCATAACATTTATGCCAAGAGAATAATTGCCTTCTTGAATAAAGGCTACACTTTCCCCGAGTTTCTTGATTTTAGAAAGGTCTTCATCTGTATAACCAGTTGTTGCAAATACTACTGGATAGGATTTTTCTTTGGCAAATTCAATTATATGATCAAGTAAAAATCTTATCAAATGCCCTATAATCCACATTTAGATTTTCATCAAAAGGCGTGATTACAGCGACAGTTGATCCTGTGAATATCATCATTACTCCTTTACTAA
This genomic window from Anaerococcus murdochii contains:
- the rplT gene encoding 50S ribosomal protein L20, with the translated sequence MARIKRAVNAKKRHKKVLKQAKGYYGSKSLLFRTANQAVMKSLSYAYIGRKHRKRDFRKLWIARINAAARINGTSYSKLMGGLKKANIDINRKMLAELAVNNPEEFAKLVERAKNA
- the rpmI gene encoding 50S ribosomal protein L35; this encodes MAKNKIKTKRAAAKRFKVTGSGKIMRRKAYKGHLTAKKSPNRKRRLRKPAEVSQTVYKNVKKLIGA
- the infC gene encoding translation initiation factor IF-3 — its product is MPAFFIQYIGGITIKDLRINDEIRASQVRLIDDQGNQVGITSLKEAQDMADEKGLDLVLMSPQAKPPVTRIMDYGKFKYDQEKKEKENKKKQKNAQLKETRFSLNIEDNDLQTKANQTKKFLNNGDKVKVSIRFRGRELGRKEPGYELMDKFNGMLDNCGKIDKKPKMEGRSLVMFLEPNDEKGE
- a CDS encoding DegV family protein, which encodes MEKIAILVDSGSDLSLDYIREEGFYYLPLYVNLDGKFLKDRLEISPEDFYAWIKTNNKLPKTSMPSPGDINELLEKIKEDGYDKVICINIGNKFSGTYNACKLAEVPGLEIYAFNTGNLTLAQGYYATYAKKLIDEGKSFDEITKKLEEKIYDSKVFFTIDTFKYIVEGGRVPKTFGKIGDALSVKPIIKTDPPEGGFAIEKIVRGEKKTISQLEKIIRKNLEGVKDYYFFISEGDYPDGHEKMKERLKDIIENAKIYKEGQISPTLGANTGPGLIGIGFFILD
- a CDS encoding DUF1836 domain-containing protein; this translates as MIEKINELENINLPSWDSLPNDGIYKEELLRYLNEILSPLHVVEKNLISSSMVNNYVKLGYIDRPEKKKYYRSSIAQLVVISIFKQVISIEDLAKGIDIEMSTFGLKDVYENFENIFNQARKAILTSEKVNAVNISFEYTDHHDKVLSYLAISLFTKLYTQLVIDNRKEI
- a CDS encoding aminoacyl-tRNA deacylase — its product is MKKEIKTNAMRFLDNLNIEYEHIDYGLDHEFVSSVDLAEEGHTDIHTIFKTLATESKEGDVYILVINGADEIDFKKAAKAIGVKSLSMLALKDLKKTVGYERGATTPLALKKDYPVFIDQKAKDMDFIKVSAGKVGHSLKIKPADLQKATKASFVDLIK
- a CDS encoding diaminopimelate dehydrogenase gives rise to the protein MIRVGIVGYGNLGRSVKKGIDAISDMEVAGIFSRRKLDIDLYRPLENINEYKDQIDLLILCGSSDKDILSQGPELLKSFNTLDSFDNHAKIKDYFHEMDNIGKENGNLALISTGWDPGLFSLNRIIGQAVLPDGKYFTLWGKGVSQGHSAAVRSIDGVLDATQYTIPKPEILDKIRKDEEFDFDSHKAHLREVYAVVEDGADRKIIEEKIKTMPDYFAPYETFVHFISQEDLDKNHKKMVHGGHVIRRGKASGEGNALMEFNLDLESNPDFTAAVDIAYARALYRLAKEGKKGAITVLDVAPKYLSEESYDSLLNFI
- the dapB gene encoding 4-hydroxy-tetrahydrodipicolinate reductase, with protein sequence MIRFLLDHIIEFAKEKSYPVVFATTGYTDEDLSKIKKLGESVAFIQEGNYSLGINVMTDIAERLARVLKDFDIEIVESHHNKKKDNPSGTANMIFDGVNRGRDGKLFKKMRDFSHDDRRDPNEVGISSVRAGTIVGEHRLILAGLDETIEINHQAASKKIFANGVLKAASFLQGKKPGRYDFKDVIRGDND